In Exiguobacterium acetylicum, the genomic stretch TTTGATATACGTCCCGTGTTCGGCTGCCCAGTGATTCAACAGTTGCGTGACACGACTGTTCAACTCACTGCGCAACTGATCTTCGATACCTTGTGTCATCTCATCGTAGTTATCAAGATAGATGACACCGATGACCGTCTGATTATCGACGAGTTGTTGTTCGACTTGTGCTTCTTCTGTCATATCGAACAGATAGAACGTCCGGTTCTCATGATTTGAAAAGACGCGATATACGGCATCACCGATTTCAAGCGTCGCTTGGTCCTCATTCGTCGCGACCATCTCGATGAATAAGGGATCGAGCTCATTGAGCGTCTGTCCCATCGCTACATCATCAAAGATGTCCCGCATCGGATCATTGAACCAGGTGACGAGGGTTTCCTCATCGTATAACAAAATCCCGATTGGCATGTTCGTCAACGCATCTTGTCCCGTCTCCTCGACTTGCATCGAGATTCCGGCGACATACGCCTCCCATGCCCTGCGTGCACGGCGTTCTTCGAATAGGTGCAATCCGAAGAGGAGGGCAGTCACGATGGCTCCGATAGCAGAGATGATCGGTTCACGTACAGCGACGACGAGAAGCAGACCGACGATTAATAGATACGGAATGAAGCGAACGATGCGTCGTTCTCGTTCCGGTGATACTTGTTGACCTGACTCCATCGTGTCCTCCTTATATGCTCTATAGGGTTCATTTAAATTTTTAGTAACTTGTTTATTATAACCGAAAAGCAGGAGGGGATGAAAGGGAAGCGAAAAAAAGCACCATCCTCACGTATGAGGATGGTGCTACGAAATCAGTCAGCCACGTATGGGATTAAAGCCATTTGACGTGCGCGTTTGATTGCGATTGTAAGTGGACGTTGGTATTTCGCTGAAGTACCAGTCACACGACGTGGAAGAATCTTACCGCGTTCCGAAATGAAACGTTTGAGAAGTTCTACGTCTTTATAATCGATATGAGTGATGTGGTTCGACGTGAAGTAACATACTTTACGACGACGTTTTCCACCTGGACGACGTGCCATGTGATTAACCTCCTTTTTAACTTGAATTTTTCAGGACGATTTCCTTAGAACGGGAGATCGTCGTCTGAAAGGTCGATCGAACTACCGCCGCTGAATGGATCAGCGCCGAAGCCCGAATTCGATGAAGCGGGTGCTGGCGAGGAAGAGTTGTTCTGCTGTTGCTGTGAACCCCATCCTGCAGCATTCCCGTTTCCACCAGTAGATGAAGCGTAGCCTTCGCTACCATCCGAAGAACGGCTCGCGTTACGTGACTCAAGGAAGCGGACGCTATCAGCGACGACTTCCGCACGATAACGGCGTTGCCCTTCTTTATCGTCGTAGCTGCTAATCTGGAGGCGACCCTCTACACCAGCAAGACTACCTTTCTTCAAATACTGAGCAACGTTCTCTGCTTGCTTGCGCCAAACGACGCAATCGATGAAATCAGCTTCTCGCTTCCCATCTTGCCCTGTGAAAGGACGGTCACATGCGAGTGTGAATCGCGTTACCGCAATCCCGCTCTGCGTATAACGCATTTCCGGGTCACGAGTTAACCGACCGACTAAAACGACGCGGTTAATCATCAGAATCACTCTCCTGTTTCAGCTTATTTCTCGTCTTTTGTGATCATTAAGCGAACGATATCGTCACTGATCTTCATGAGACGGTCAAGTTCTTTTGTAGCTGCTGGTTCAGCAGTCACGTTAAGAAGAACGTAGAACCCTTCACGCATATCATTGATTTCGTAAGCGAAACGACGTTTACCCATTTCAGTTGTTTTATCAACTGTACCACCGTTATCAGTGAGGACTTTGTTGAAACGCTCCACTGTTGCTTTGCGTGCTTCCTCATCAAGTTCCGGACGGATGATGTAAAGTACTTCGTATTTACGCATATCTGTCACCTCCTCTTGGACTGGCGGCTCGAATGTTCGAGCAAGGAGCAATAATTCATTACTCACATTCGTTAATACTACCAAAGTATTTTGCTTTATGCAATAACGATTCGTTTTCGATTAGACGTTGAAGCGGAATGTGACGACATCGCCGTCTTGGAAGACATATTCCTTACCTTCTGAACGGTAACGTCCTTGTTCCTTGACTGTCGCCATGTTGCCTGCAGCTGCTAAATCTTCGTACGAAACGACTTCTGCGCGGATGAATCCACGTTCGAAGTCCGAGTGGATGACACCCGCACATTGTGGAGCTTTCATCCCTTTTTTGAACGTCCAAGCGCGTACTTCTTTTTCACCTGCTGTGAAGTATGTCGCAAGACCAAGCGTGCTGTATGCTGCATGAATCAATTGATCAAGGCCTGATTCTTCGATTCCGAGATCGACGAGGAACTCTTGGCGTTCTTCTGGCTCAAGCTCCGCAATCTCTTCTTCGATCCGAGCACAGATGACGATGACTTCAGAACCTTCTTTTTCAGCGAATTCGCGTACGAGACGGACATTTTCGTTATTGTCCGCGTCTGCGACTTCATCTTCGCCGACGTTTGCGACGTAAAGCATCGGTTTCATCGTCAACAATTGGAAATGTTTGACGAGAGCTGCTTGATCTTCGTTCAATTCAGCGAGACGTGCTGGTTTCTCGTCTTCGAGTAATGCTTGCACGATTTCAAGTGCTTCGAGTTCAGCCGCTGCGTTTTTATCGCGTGACTTGACTTGTTTTTGGACACGCTGAATCCGTTTTTCGACTTGCTCGAGGTCTGCGAGGATCAATTCGAGGTTGATCGTCTCGATGTCATCGATCGGTGAGACTTTTCCGGCCACGTGTGT encodes the following:
- the rpsR gene encoding 30S ribosomal protein S18, with translation MARRPGGKRRRKVCYFTSNHITHIDYKDVELLKRFISERGKILPRRVTGTSAKYQRPLTIAIKRARQMALIPYVAD
- the ychF gene encoding redox-regulated ATPase YchF; translated protein: MGLTAGIVGLPNVGKSTLFNAITQAGVEAANYPFATIDPNVGVVEVPDARLRKLTELVNPKKTIPTAFEFTDIAGIVKGASKGEGLGNKFLANIREVDAICQVVRCFVDENITHVAGKVSPIDDIETINLELILADLEQVEKRIQRVQKQVKSRDKNAAAELEALEIVQALLEDEKPARLAELNEDQAALVKHFQLLTMKPMLYVANVGEDEVADADNNENVRLVREFAEKEGSEVIVICARIEEEIAELEPEERQEFLVDLGIEESGLDQLIHAAYSTLGLATYFTAGEKEVRAWTFKKGMKAPQCAGVIHSDFERGFIRAEVVSYEDLAAAGNMATVKEQGRYRSEGKEYVFQDGDVVTFRFNV
- the ssb gene encoding single-stranded DNA-binding protein, giving the protein MINRVVLVGRLTRDPEMRYTQSGIAVTRFTLACDRPFTGQDGKREADFIDCVVWRKQAENVAQYLKKGSLAGVEGRLQISSYDDKEGQRRYRAEVVADSVRFLESRNASRSSDGSEGYASSTGGNGNAAGWGSQQQQNNSSSPAPASSNSGFGADPFSGGSSIDLSDDDLPF
- the rpsF gene encoding 30S ribosomal protein S6, with the protein product MRKYEVLYIIRPELDEEARKATVERFNKVLTDNGGTVDKTTEMGKRRFAYEINDMREGFYVLLNVTAEPAATKELDRLMKISDDIVRLMITKDEK